The following DNA comes from Cheilinus undulatus linkage group 4, ASM1832078v1, whole genome shotgun sequence.
tttaaatctttGCAATGAAATTATTCTCAATTGACATATTCTTCCAGATATATATCTGGAAATCAGTGCATGCTACATGGTACTGACAGACTTGGTAGCCatcccaaacacacaaagatTAAAGGAAGTGACACTGTAGAGTTGTACCTCCAGGTGATGATGGCCAGTATCAGCGGTGAAGTGACGCTAACAGTCAGCCATCTCCAATCATTCACAAAATAAGCAATAGCTGAAAATATTGTGTTCCCAAATGTCCAGGATAAGCTGTCGATCACTCCCACCAGCTTCCTGTGCTCGATGTCAACCCACTCCACAccttcaaaacaaacaaaacgtATCATTTTGCAAGCATGAGAAaatgttgttgttgtagttgtaaGCATGTCTGTGCAGCAGCACCAagattgaaaagtggcaagtgGCCCACCACTAAGATGGCTGACGTGTAATAATTAGTGGCATGTCCTATTTCAGTGCCATTACTTTAGCAGATTGTGCTGTGACTGCTGGCATTCTACAAGAAGGCCATGCAAAACCTCTTCACTGgccaccattgtttaccagcttgcagtacatCCAAACAATGCCCCTAGCTATGAGATCTTTCTCCTAAAATGATGTTGATTGGTCTGGAAGCAAGCTTTTCAGCtagaagctttgcaagattgatcctctgaagacagacatggaatctgaagAAGAAACAAACTAGATAACAGGAATGAAAGTAAATTACTGAGGACTGCAGAAACAATGACGATGCCAGTGATGCAAAACCCAGTGAAGAACCTCAGCACCACGAACATCACATAGGATGTAGAAAAAGCACTTGTAATGGCAAAGAGCAGTCCAGTCACATAGGATACCAGAAGCATGATCCTCCGACCATACCTATTGAAAACCGGAGAGATCCACATTTTATTTCTACTATTTAAGTTTGAAATGCCAAATCATAAGCAGAATCTGAGAGgccaaaacacacctgtcactCAGACTTCCAAAGGACATGGCTCCAAACATGACTCCAACAAAGAAGATAGTAGCAGTCGCTTTGTTTTTACCTCGTTTATCACACACCAGGTCccacttttaaacacaaataaagtcAGAGTAAGATTATCACTCAAATATGTTCATTTAATTCCACTCTtacaaatgaaaggaaaaatttTTCACCTCTGAGGTCAGAGTAGACTTGAAGGTGGAGTTGTCATACACCCATCCATTTCTACACGGCACTGTAGCTGCTTCTGTGATGTTGGAGGAGTTGAGCAGGTGATACTGCGGCTCTGCAAACATCTGACAGGAGTTTGGAGTCCCATCTTTCTGCAGTGGAATACTCACAAAAAGCTTCTCAGATGGGGATAAACTCCTGAAAACGTCCTCCTCATCCAGAGAGCTGATGTCACAGTGGTGAGAGGGAACAGCTGCGATGAAGTTGTTGAGCATGAAGTGGCAGGGAAGAGTGAAGCGACCGATGAAGCTGATCACGATGATCATTATTTGAAATCTTCCAAATCCATCAATATCCTCAAGGATGTTCTCAAACTTCATTGCGGCGTCACTGAAGTCAAAAAGCCctctttgaaaatgtaaataaaattgtTGATACACACAACATCTGAACTTCACAGAAGATGGTTTAACTCAAGTCTCAGACCAAAGACGGCTCAACCTTTGCTATTTCATTGCTGCTCAGTGatggttaaaatgggtaaatattTAACTTAACTTAACCGTTTGATCACTTCTGTCTGTGTGATTTTGAAGAAAAGAGTCAATTCTGAGGTCCTTATTAAAACAGGATACTCAACATGTACTGACATAAGGTGTGATTATATGATACATTAAGTAATAAATATCATCTCCAACTCTCTGACATTAAAATTAGCCAATAACCACAGGTAGTGCTTATAATCATGCATTTACTATTAAAGTAGAGGAGTGTCAAAGTGCATACACATTTTCCTTACGTAAGATTGAATTTAACAGTTAAACATCTATAGTGTGTGTAGCTATTTATTACCATAAATACACAGTTAAGAAGTCTTctgaataaaattgtaaaatctTCAACAAATCACTTAAAAGGTTTCCAATTAAGTTCAAACTGAGGCTAAATTCTTTCTTTCAGGTTTTAGTGGTTTCTGTAGTAAACCATTTACTTTTCTGTTAGAACAATGACAAAAGAGGAAACTCTGACACCTGAGATATAAAGGAGCTGTTAGTGATAGGGGTGCCGAACATGCAAACCCCCccaagaaaaaagagagaaagaaaaggagataattATATGGATGAGGTTATACAATGAAAATTGGTTTACATACAAGGAGTGGGAGGAAGTACAAATGTATTAAATCCCACTCCTTCTCCCTGACTTAGTAATAATGTGGACCAATCAGATCCATTTACTGAAAAATCAGTTTGTCCTCAGACAGTACAAGACATGTGACAAATGAAAGAGAGAGTTTTGTATACCCTTGTCAACACCGCTGGGTCAGGGCGACATGCAGAGAAAAAGGCGCTTTGAAAAGCCATAAACAAGCTCAGGTCCATTTACCATTGattctgtaaagcactttgtttaacttggttgtttttaaatgtgctaaaaattaaagtaaaatcaaccttttactttctttattttttcttgtagatcttgttggtttttttggttggtttttttttttttttttgcttttatgcctttattgtaATATAACAGCAGACAGGGCCAGACACAAGGAAGAGTGTGGGGAATAACATGAAGGAAAGGAgacacaggctggatttgaacctagACTGTCAACTTTGAGAACAAAAGCCTCCTTACATTGGGTGAGCAGACATAACTACTAAAGCcttgtttccaccaagcagagGGTTCCGATTTGGTTCTGGTACTAAAATAACTGGTCCATGCCATCCTAGATTTTTGGTACCTGTTTGCTTGGGTACCAGTTGTACCTTTCCAACCCTTTAGGGTGGATCTAGACACACACCTGTCTAATTGCTTGAAAGAATTATCATTTCCTGTGAAATGTTACTCTACTATGTAGCTGACAAAGCTCTCTGCCTTACCTCCCTGCCTGCCAAGTATGGGTACAGTTGATTGTGGAATCACAAGTCTCTGTATAACATGTCACATATTGGTGTTTCATGAGTCAAAATTGATTGATTAGGACTGATTATACATAACTAATATTCAGTTCACTTGAGTTCTGAAATGTGTTGAAATCAAGTTATTTCACATAAGTATagactatattgccaaaagtattcactcacccatccaaataattgaaatcaggtgttccaatcacttccatggccacaggagtataaaatcaagcacctaggcatgcagactgtttcttcaaacatttgagaaagaatgagtcgctctcaggagctcagtgaattccagcgtggtactgtgataggatgccacctgtgcaacaagtccagtggtgaaatttcctcgctccaaaatattccacagtcaactgtcagtggtattataacaaagtggaagcgactgggaacgacagcaactcaaccacgaagtggtaggccacgtaaaatgatggagcggggtcagcggctGCTtaggtgcatagtgcgcagaggtagCCAACTTTCCGCAGaatcaatcgctacagacctccaaactttatgtggccttcagattagctcaagaacagtgtgtagagagcttcatggaatgggtttccatgtttgagcagctgcatccaagccatacatcaccaagtgcaatgcaaagcgtcggatgcagtggtgtaaagcacgccaccactggactctggagcagtggagagtcactggagtgacgaatcgcgcttctcaATCTGGCAATCTGGCaattgccaggagaacggtacttgtctgactgcattgtgtcaagtgtaaagtttggcggagggggggattatggtgtggatttgtttttcaggagctgggcatggccccttagttccagtgaagggaactctgaatgcttcagcataccaagagattttggaattccatgctcccaactttgtgggaacagtttggggatggtcccttcctgttccaacatgactgtccataaagacatggatgagagagtttggtgtggatgaacttgactggcctgcacagagtcctgacctcaacccaatagaacaccttagggatgaattagagcggagactgagagccaggccttctcatccaacatcggtgtgtgacctcacaaatgtgctcttggaagaatggtccaaaattcccataaacacactcctaaacctagtggaaagccttcccagaagagttgaagctgttatagcagcaaagggtggaccgacgtcatgtTAAACCCagtggattaaaaatgggatgtTGCTTAAGTTCATTTGCAGGtgtgcaaatacttttggcaatacagtgtatattagtttaaatattgaaatagaggacagtggatacaaaaaacatttattatctTGATAGGTTTGGAGGTTAAGTTGATAACAGTATAACTGTTTTTGAATGTATGTATTACAGTGCTTCTTCATTATTCTCCCCAAGATCCTCCCAAGTGTTAGACTAGTTCTTACATCATGGTGTTATTCTGTCCAGGGAATGCAAATAGATCATTTACCCTGAGGAAAAATGTTCACAATCCAGTTTGAGCAAGTGTTTGGCCTGTTTCAGCCTTTGGTCTCAAGACAAAGTCTCAAGAGCCTTTGCTTCAGACTCAGTCAGTTCTTTAGACTGATGTTTAGGGTCAAGGATCTATGCTTCAGTCTGGTCTACCTAAACATATAACAGCACTCAGAGAAATGTATCCATGAGGAGAGATAATGACTTCCTGTGGTGTTCAGGTTTGAACAAGAGATGTGATTGAAGATCATTCACAAACAATAATGATTACCCAGCAGGcactttaaaagaagaaaaactctGCTTCCCACAGGCAGCAGTAACATGTAGATGTTAAGATGCACATATTTACATAAGAAATAAGCACATCTACAGCCTAGTTAagagattttaaaacatgtttataaaGAGTAAGAAACTGCAAAGTGCAATCTTTATCAACCCATCTGTTAGATTTTATCTTGCCTTAGAGATACTCATAAATCAAAAGAAGGAGTCAGGCTTTACTGACTGGAAGGTGGGAACATGGCTGTTTACCAGGGGTCAAAGGTCCCACCTAAATGCCTGGTTTTAGGCAAATCAAAGGGTCAGTTGAAACTGCATCTTcaaaaaaactataaaaggGTATGTAAAGAAAATATGTCATTAAATGTTACACTTTTTAAGACCCTTTTCAGTACCCTTTCcataaatttaaattttctaACACATGGGCTATGTGCTGATAGGGagacaaaaaatgtaacaaagacaagaaaatgcaggtattttttttattgtagtaTGCAAATTAGGCTTTCTTGGAGCATTTTGATATCCCACAATGCATAAAAACCCTGATACCATAAGGAATCTGAATGTaagatctttttttaaacatgagttGCCTGAAAGTAGTTAAATCATCTGTAAGTActcattcatgttttgcacTGCAGTTTAATCTAAAAAGTAGAACAGCACATTTATaggttttaagaaaagaaatacTAGCCAAATGCACACTTAAGGATACttataatactttttaaagcatttgtGTGCCAGTGATAACTTGACTGTTGAAGCTGATCAGCATGGCTCAGTTTAATTGAGTAGTATTAAAGGGGACagattttacccttttaagacaagtttatattgatctcagaagtccccaaagcatgcctgtgaagtttgttgctgaacaaacactccagtattggagaATTggacaggggcacatatttttgttagaaaagcctgaaaaagggatttttgcacaatatgtcccctttaatttcaatattttatttccCAAAGTCTATGCAGACTGTAACCTCTTTTATTCACAactttgctttgatttttcattttatgattgcatttttatgtatgatgctgtactgtactgtactgtaatATCCCATTAAAGCCAGTTGAATTTAATTAATATAATGACTGATATATTGTATGGTGAGATGACCACATGTGTGCAAACTTAATTCAAACAGAAGAGGGAGGCATTCTGCTGACACCGACAAACATTTTATGCttaatgtgactaaaaataatGAACAAGCTGCAAAGTgtcagggagaaaaaaaatgagcagTTCCAATAGGGCCTTCACACCGAGGTCCATGCCCTAATAAGTAATTCTGTAAAATATCttatatttgtaaaataaagagtTGCAAAGgtggaaacatttttatttttctgtattgtaACAAACACAACATTCTCCTTTAGGTTATTGCATTTCAACACATGGGTTTTTGTTTGCGAGGAGGAAACATTTACAGTGGAGATTTCTCTTCAGATGGGGAGACAGATCTTCgcctgaaacacaaaaaacatttcaaaattatttttacttgaaaGTTTTGATGCAATAACCATAAATGTCCCATTACCTTGTCTGCTCCACATCCTCAATAGTCTCTGGTAAACGGACGTTGGTCGTCTCAGGAAGAAAAGATGCTGACAGCCCTCCAGCAAAAGCCACCAGGGCAAAAATAGTACTTGGTAAATGGCCCCACACCTCTTCAAGAACCATGATGAGTGGGGCAACAGACACGCCAAAACGAGCTATGAAGGAGCAGTAACCCAGTCCATTCTGCCTGTGTGTCCATATAATACATTTCAAAAAGGCATCATCTGCTCCAGAGTTCAGCTTCAACTCAGAAAACAACCTTGTTGGTTTTTAAATAGCAGACTTTACTGACCTCATGACAGTGGGGTAAAGCTCAGTCGTGTAGAGAAACACAGTGGTGAACGCTGATTCTGCAAACATTTTGCCCAAAGCTCCCACAGCTGTCCTGTATGCCCCCTTATCTGGAAATTGAAAGTTGTAGAATGAAATTTAACCCCATCCTATGTTATCTTTAAATTTACAATCAAAGTGAGTACTTAATCTAAGCCACACATATATTAATCACCTGGAGGGATAAACACGTTGC
Coding sequences within:
- the LOC121507766 gene encoding solute carrier family 22 member 7-like, which gives rise to MKFENILEDIDGFGRFQIMIIVISFIGRFTLPCHFMLNNFIAAVPSHHCDISSLDEEDVFRSLSPSEKLFVSIPLQKDGTPNSCQMFAEPQYHLLNSSNITEAATVPCRNGWVYDNSTFKSTLTSEWDLVCDKRGKNKATATIFFVGVMFGAMSFGSLSDRYGRRIMLLVSYVTGLLFAITSAFSTSYVMFVVLRFFTGFCITGIVIVSAVLSVEWVDIEHRKLVGVIDSLSWTFGNTIFSAIAYFVNDWRWLTVSVTSPLILAIITWRWMPESARWLIANGKLEQAQVYLKQCAKMNQREDSTDSLKTETLSTIVVTEKRDQTYSYLDLIRTPKLRRLAITTGTLWFCVANAYYGISFNITGFGLNIYLTQFTYALVELPAKVSVYYLLDKIGRRSTEVGSLLLAAVCLGINIVVPKDMSVVRTVVAVFGKGFSSASFATVVLYSSELYPTVVRQSGMGWNSFMARLGVAVAPLILLLDEFWRDLPQAVLCAIALLGGMVARTLSETRNRCLPETIEDIEQHW